The stretch of DNA AGATCACGTCCAACAAGACCGGGCGATTTTCGCGCTTTTTCAACAAGTGTCTTTAAGTCAGCTTCGACCGTTGTGATAATACCTTTTAACGCGCCATTGATGCGTGTCCGCCTCGTTATTGCACGGGTGTCTACTCCTTCAATACCGATAATATTATTTTTCTTTAAGTAGTCATCTAGAGACATGTTCGAACGATAATTACTAAATATAGTGCTCTTCTCATGAACAACAAAGCCTTCAACCCATGGACGGCATGACTCAACATCAATATCGTTGATACCATAGTTACCTATCAAAGGATAGGTCATGGTAACGATTTGCCCCTTGTAGGAAGGATCGGTAAGAATTTCCTGGTACCCCATCATACTGGTATTAAAAACAACTTCTCCGTCTTTCTCTCCTGTCGCACCAAACGCACGCCCCACAAAAACTGATCCATCTTCTAACGCTAAAAATGCTTTCATGAATTCGTTCATCGCCTTTCGTTCACACCCATAAAATTTATAAATAAATTTTTCTGGGTATTGTCCCCGTAGGGGATCGTTCATCGCAAAAACTTTTTCCTTTTGCCGTTTTACTTATTAATATCATAAACGGTTTTACCGTTTACGATTGTCATATACACTTCACCCTTAAGTTTCCATCCATGAAACGGGGTGTTCCTACTTTTTGATGCAAATGTATTTTTATCCACAACATACTCTTTTTTCGTATCAACAACAGTGATATCGGCAAAACATCCCTTCCCTAAAGATCCTCTTTTATCGAGCTTGAATATTCTTGCCGGGTCAGTAGAAAACTTTTTTACAAGATCAGTTAAACTTAATACCTTCTTTTCAACAAGCTCAGTTATCGCAAGGCCAACTGCTGTTTCAAGACCAATAATACCAAATGGTGCGTAACTAAACTCAAGATCTTTTTCATAATCGGTGTGCGGCGCGTGATCCGTTGCTATAACACCAAGCGTCCCATCTTTTAATCCTTCAATAATACTTTCTCTATCTTTTGCGGTTCTTAGCGGAGGATTCATTTTTAGGTGGGTGTCATATGAAGTTAAAACCTCATCAGTGAGAGAAAAGTAATGTGGCGCTGTCTCAGCAGTTACCTTTACGCCTGCTTTAATTGCATCACGTATCAGCGCAACACTACCCGCAGTACTCGTATGAGCGATATGAATTTGTGCACCGGTATGCTTACTCAATATTAAATCACGTGCAACCATAACGTCTTCTGCAGCATTAGGAATACCGGCAAGACCAAGAACAGTAGACCAATACCCTTCATTCATGGCACCTTTTTTCGCTAAACTCTTATCTTCACAGTGTAAAATGAGCGGTAACCCAAACATCGTCGCATATTCCATTGCGCTGCGCATTAAATCCGAATCATCGACTGAAAAACCGTCATCTGATACCGCTACAACACCGGCATCTTTTAGTTCTGCCATTTCAGAAAGTTCTTTACCCTCCTGTTTCTTTGTAATTGCTCCAACAGGAAAAACATTGACTACTCCTTCGCTTTTAGCTTTTGCATGTATAAATTCTACCGTTTCAGAATTATCAATTACCGGATACGTGTTAGGCATACAAAAGACAGCGGTAAAACCACCTTTTGCCGCGGCTCGAGTACCGCTTGCAATTGTTTCTTTATCTTCCCTACCTGGTTCACGTAAATGGGTATGGACATCAATAAAACCGGGAAACACGTGCTTCCCTGTCAGATCAATTGTTTCCACTCCTTCTCCTACCGTAATATCTTTTGCTACCTCACAAATATTATTTCCTTTAATAAGAATATCACTAATACCATTAATATTATTTGCGGGATCAATCACATGCCCATTTTTTAATAGTTTTTCCATACAGCACCTACCTATTCATCATTATCTGCAAACTTATTCTTTTTTATACTCGACACTAAAAACAAAACTGCCATCCGAGTTGCAAGACCATTAGTCACCTGATCAAGAATCACCGACTGAGGACCATCTGCAACCTCACTTGATATTTCAACCCCTCGATTGATCGGTCCTGGATGCATGACAATAATATCTTCTTTTGCACATGAGAGTTTTTCTTTTGTCAGGCCATATAACCGCGCATATTCACGTATTGAAGGAAACACATTACTCATAAGCCGTTCATTCTGTACACGCAACATGTACACCACATCTACCTCTCGCAAAGCACTCATAAAATCTGTCTGTACCGTTACCCCCATCTGTTCTATACCGGCTGGAATCAATGTCCGCGGCCCAACAACAGTAACTTCTGCACCCAGTTTTGTCAGCCCCCATATATTTGATCGGGCAACCCTACTGTGGGTAATATCGCCAACAATGGCGACTTTTAAGCCTTCAATTTTTCCCTTTTTCTCTTTCAACGTATATAAATCGAGTAAGGCCTGCGTCGGATGTTCGTGAGATCCATCTCCCGCATTAATAATAGATACGTCAGGGAAAGCATTGGCAACAAGCTGTGGCGCACCAGAATCAGAGTGGCGTATAATAATAATGTCTGCCTTGAGCGCTTGAAGGTTACGTATCGTATCTTTGAGTGATTCACCTTTTGTAACACTACTTGTCGGTGATGAAATATTTAAGATGTCTGCGCTTAATCGTTTTGCTGAAAGCTCAAATGATGCCCGTGTACGTGTGCTTGGTTCGAAAAAGAAGTTTACTACAGTCTTACCACGCAAGGCCGGCACTTTTTTGATCGGCCGAAGAGATATCTCTTTAAACGAATCGGCAGTTTCTAAAAGTAGCTCTAGTTCTTCTTTCGACAGATCCCGTATCGTTAAGAAATCTTTTTTTGTCCAGACAGCCATAGCTTTCCCCTCTACTCATCAACAACAATGATTTCTTCTTCATTATCAGTATCTTGCAACTTTACTTTTACACTTTCATCATTTGATGTCGGAATATTTTTTCCTACATAATCCGGTCGAATCGGCAGTTCCCTATGACCCCGGTCAATAAGTACCGCAAGCTGAATTTTTGCCGGCCGACCAATATCAATCAAGGCATCAAGCGCAGCACGTATTGTCCTGCCCGAAAAAACCACATCATCTACAAGAATAATAATTTTGTCGGTAATATCAAAATTAATTTCCGTTTTCTTCACTTCAGGCTGTTTTTGTCTTAGAGCTAAATCATCACGATAAAATGTAATGTCTAATGCACCCATTGGCACTTTGATCTTCTCAATATCATTGATGCATTTTACAATACGTTCAGCAATATACACACCGCGTGTCCTGATCCCCACAATAATAATATCATTTGCGCCTTTATTCTTCTCAAGGATCTCATGACTGATACGGATTATTGCCCGTTCAATCGCCTTATCATCCATTATCAGCTTATCTTTCATCTTTTCTCCACTCCATATATTCTAATTTTATGCAAAAAAAAAGACTGCTATCAGTTATTGATAGAGTCTTCATTGATCTTTTGTATACGTTTTTTCATTTTTTATCCTTTGCCAGTCTCTCAGGACCAGCTTAAAAGGTTCAGTATCTATAATACACTCTACTGAGCTAATGTCAAGGGCAATTTATATTTTCTTATATTACAAAGAAAAAACTGTTTTAAACGTAGAGCTTTTCCTCTCTCAACACCTCTTTAATAGTTGGCACAGCGTCATTTATATCTACGAGTGTTGATTTTGAATCTTTTCTCATTTTTATTTCCACTTTACCGTCTTTAAAGCTATTTTTTCCCAAAATAAGCTTTACCGGATAGCCAATTAAGTCTGCATCTTTGAACTTTACACCGGGCGAGACCTGTCTATCGTCTATAACTACCTCTACCCCCTCCTGCAATAGATACTTATAAATCTCATCAGCTGCCTTAAACAGTTCCTCATCTTTACCTATAGGTAGAACAACAACCTCATATGGAGCTATTGTTGTCGGCCAGATAATGCCATTTTCATCATGGTTTTGCTCAATAATAGCTGCAACCGTACGCGAAACACCTATCCCATAGCACCCCATAACGATTTCTTTTTTTCTCCCGTCCTTATCTAAATACATTGCACCTAACGATTGACTGTATTTTGTGCCTAACTTAAAGACCTGCCCTACTTCAATACCTCTTTTAATCTCTAGCGTACCGGCACATTTTACACACTGATCACCTGTTTTTACCACACCAACATCAAAGTAGTCATCAACGACAAAATCACGCGGGTCATTAACATTTTTAAAATGTTTATCACGTTTATTTGCACCGGTTATAGCATTCGTGATCCCTTTGAGTGACATGTCAGCAATAATACGTATCTGCAATCCGACTGGTCCAGAAAAACCAAGCGGCGCACCGGTTACCTTCTCAATAGTCTCCGGATCAGCCAGAACAACATCATCTGACTGTAAAATCTGTTTTAGTTTAACCTCATTAACATCAACATCACCACGAATAATAACCGCTATCGGTTCACCGCCGACTACATAAATCAGTGTTTTGATAAATTTCACCGGAGCAGACTTAAAAAAGACCGTTAATTCTTCAACTGTTCTGAGATTAGGTGTATCAACCTCTTCCATATCAAGAACACTTT from Candidatus Ancaeobacter aquaticus encodes:
- a CDS encoding aspartate carbamoyltransferase catalytic subunit, which translates into the protein MAVWTKKDFLTIRDLSKEELELLLETADSFKEISLRPIKKVPALRGKTVVNFFFEPSTRTRASFELSAKRLSADILNISSPTSSVTKGESLKDTIRNLQALKADIIIIRHSDSGAPQLVANAFPDVSIINAGDGSHEHPTQALLDLYTLKEKKGKIEGLKVAIVGDITHSRVARSNIWGLTKLGAEVTVVGPRTLIPAGIEQMGVTVQTDFMSALREVDVVYMLRVQNERLMSNVFPSIREYARLYGLTKEKLSCAKEDIIVMHPGPINRGVEISSEVADGPQSVILDQVTNGLATRMAVLFLVSSIKKNKFADNDE
- a CDS encoding dihydroorotase; its protein translation is MEKLLKNGHVIDPANNINGISDILIKGNNICEVAKDITVGEGVETIDLTGKHVFPGFIDVHTHLREPGREDKETIASGTRAAAKGGFTAVFCMPNTYPVIDNSETVEFIHAKAKSEGVVNVFPVGAITKKQEGKELSEMAELKDAGVVAVSDDGFSVDDSDLMRSAMEYATMFGLPLILHCEDKSLAKKGAMNEGYWSTVLGLAGIPNAAEDVMVARDLILSKHTGAQIHIAHTSTAGSVALIRDAIKAGVKVTAETAPHYFSLTDEVLTSYDTHLKMNPPLRTAKDRESIIEGLKDGTLGVIATDHAPHTDYEKDLEFSYAPFGIIGLETAVGLAITELVEKKVLSLTDLVKKFSTDPARIFKLDKRGSLGKGCFADITVVDTKKEYVVDKNTFASKSRNTPFHGWKLKGEVYMTIVNGKTVYDINK
- a CDS encoding proline--tRNA ligase; protein product: MKYTTGFFPTIKEDPQDAEIASHKLMIRAGCIQKLSSGLYTYLPLGLRVIEKVKRIIREELNRAGAIELMMPVLQPREIWDRSGRYDLMGDLMMKCKNREGKEFILGPTHEEIITDIVSRRVNSYKQLPLNFYQIQTKFRDEIRPRFGVIRAKEFIMKDGYSFDVDDESADNTYHYMFKSYEAIFKRCGLKAVPVKADTGVMGGNISHEFMVLAPSGEDGIALCEQCGYAANAELAERIPSVRIEDESVLDMEEVDTPNLRTVEELTVFFKSAPVKFIKTLIYVVGGEPIAVIIRGDVDVNEVKLKQILQSDDVVLADPETIEKVTGAPLGFSGPVGLQIRIIADMSLKGITNAITGANKRDKHFKNVNDPRDFVVDDYFDVGVVKTGDQCVKCAGTLEIKRGIEVGQVFKLGTKYSQSLGAMYLDKDGRKKEIVMGCYGIGVSRTVAAIIEQNHDENGIIWPTTIAPYEVVVLPIGKDEELFKAADEIYKYLLQEGVEVVIDDRQVSPGVKFKDADLIGYPVKLILGKNSFKDGKVEIKMRKDSKSTLVDINDAVPTIKEVLREEKLYV
- the pyrR gene encoding bifunctional pyr operon transcriptional regulator/uracil phosphoribosyltransferase PyrR: MKDKLIMDDKAIERAIIRISHEILEKNKGANDIIIVGIRTRGVYIAERIVKCINDIEKIKVPMGALDITFYRDDLALRQKQPEVKKTEINFDITDKIIILVDDVVFSGRTIRAALDALIDIGRPAKIQLAVLIDRGHRELPIRPDYVGKNIPTSNDESVKVKLQDTDNEEEIIVVDE